GCCCAGTAAAAATAGGAAACTGGCACAGTCTTTGATGAAGAGCAGACAGTTTATCTTTTTTACCCAGCTTTTAGGTCGTGTTCAATTCAGAAAGATACCAAGACCATAAAAAGCTACACTAAACGAATGAAAGTAGAAATTGATAGGAGACCCTATGTCACAAACAGATTTATCAAGAGAACTCTACCAATCCCTCTGGAATGCGGCAGATATCCTGCGTGGCCAGATGGAAGCCAATGAATACAAGTCCTACCTCTTGGGCTTGATTTTCTACAAGTACCTATCCGACAACATCCTCCAAGCCGTCTGTGATAACTTGGACGAGACTTTTGAGTCCTTCCAGCAAGCGCAGCTTCTCTATGAGGAAAACTTTGCGGATGCAGATGTCAGTGAAGATCTCATTGAGGTCTTAAATGACGATCTGGGATATGTGATTGAGCCTTCTCTGACCTTTACCAAGCTGGTTCAGTCTATCCACGAAGGAACCTTCCAGCTAGAGTCCCTAGCCCAAAGTTTCCGTGATATCGAGCAGGCCAATGAAAAATTTGAAAATCTCTTCGAAGATATCGACCTCTATGCGAAAAAGCTAGGCAACACCCCACAAAAGCAAAACAAGACCATCTCTGAAGTCATGAAACAGCTCAACGACCTCAATGTGTCTGGTCATGCTGGTGATATCTTGGGTGATGCTTATGAGTACTTGATTGGCCAGTTTGCCAGCGATTCTGGAAAAAAGGCTGGTGAGTTCTATACACCTCAAGCAGTCTCTCACCTCATGACTCAGATTGTCTTTGCAGGTCGTGAGCATCAAAAGGGGATGTCGGTTTACGACCCGACTATGGGTTCTGGTTCTCTCTTGCTCAATGCCAAGCGCTATAGTAAGGAAGCTTCGACGATTTCTTACTACGGTCAGGAGTTGATTACTTCGACCTTCAACCTTGCTCGTATGAATATGATGCTTCATGGGGTCGCGATTGAGAACTACCACCTCAGCAACCACGATACCCTAGACGAAGATTGGCCGACTACCGAGCCGACAGACTTTGATGGGGTTTTGATGAACCCACCCTATTCACTGAAATGGTCAGCAGATAGTGGCTTCCTGCAAGATCCTCGCTTTTCAAGTTATGGAGTTCTGGCGCCTAAGTCTAAAGCAGATTTTGCCTTCCTCCTTCACGGTTTTTACCATCTCAAGCACAATGGTGTCATGGCTATCGTCCTTCCTCACGGAGTTCTTTTCCGAGGAGCAGCCGAGCAAAAGATTCGCCAGCACCTGCTAGAAGAAGGCGCTATTGATACAGTTATCGGCTTGCCAGCAAATATCTTCTACAACACCTCTATCCCGACGACCATTATCATCCTTAAAAAGAATCGTACCAATAAGGATGTCTTCTTTATCGATGCCTCAAAAGAGTTTGAAAAAGGGAAAAATCAAAACAATATGACCGAAGACCATATTGCCAAGATTTTGGAGACCTATCAAAAACGCGAGAATGTCGAGAAGTTTGCTCATCTAGCCAGCTTTGAAGAGATTGTCGAAAATGACTATAACCTCAACATTCCACGCTATGTCGATACCTTCGAGGAAGAACCAGTTGTTCCCCTCACCGACCTCACCGACCAGCTCGCAGAGATTGATAAAGAGATTGGAGAGGTAGAAGCCAGACTCGCATACATGCGCAGCCAGCTAGTAGGCACAACACCAGAAGCCCAAGCAGAATTAACCGCCTATCTCGAAAAATTGAATGAGATTTAGAGAGTAGGCTAAGAATGAAAAAACGCAGGACGGTCTGAGCCTGCGTTTTGGTTTCTGCAAATGTTCCGAGAATTATTTTTCCTTCCTAAAATATAATGTTGATTAAATTTGTTTTTTAAGACGATTGTCACGCGAAAAAGTAAATTTGATTGATAATTAAAATCATTGATTTTATCGTGTTTCTAAGATATATTTTAAAATATTCACGCGAAAATCACGCGAATATTTGTAATCAAAATTCAATTAAAAAACATAGTCATTCGAATGATTTGCCTTGCAATGTAGTGAAATTAACAAAAGAAAAAACTCTTCCTATAATTTTTAGTTTTATCCTTGACTTCTTCTAAACATAATTGAAGAACTAGATACAGTTTTAATTTGTGGATGGTTGTTATAGAATTCGATTTGCCCAATAATAGCAAGATCATAATTTTGATGTTGGTCTATTTTATCCTTGTTTTTCCCTCTATATATAGTTGTCTTTATTTTCCACTCGCCATCTTGTTTGGTCTTCACAATCAATCTGTATTGAGTCTCCCCCAATTTAGTTTTAAATTCTTTAACTTCTAAATGGACGCTCCCATAAAATAGAAAGACGTTATTTTCTTCGTCCTTATCAAACCAGCTCTTCAAAGATTTTCTGGGGATACATTTTCTAGTATTAGGTTGACCTTCTCTTCCGACTAATATTGTAAAAGGATTATCGCCTTCATCATTAGCAGGAATTTGATTTTCTTCTCGTTCTCTTGGCAACATTCGATTTAACATTGCTTCAAGTCTATCTTGCATCTCCTCCTCACCTAAATTACTAACGTAATCCTTGATTTCCTTCCTGGATACAGATTCATATTTGAGAGAACAATCTGCCATATGACCTGACGACGGTAATGTAGACAAAAAAGCTCTTTTTTTTGATGTTTTATGAGTAAATGCTAGCTCAGCAATCCTACATTCTGGACAAAATATTCTACCCCGGTAACTCGATATATCTCCACTTTTTTGTTCATATTCCTTTTCTAATTCATCTAAATTATGAAGTCTTTGATCCCCAGTGAAATAGAATTCTTTAAATTTCTCTCCCATTTTACCTACTCCTTAACTCGATAATATTTCATATATACTATATTATACCTAATTCAAAGAAAATGCTATTATAAACTTGAAAGTAAATTATAGAAATCTTATTTTTGGTTAAAATATTGATAAACAGAAGAAATTAATAATATCGTAAGAGCTATAAATAATTAATTCTACTAGTTAAGAGCAATATTTAGCATCATACATCTAAATTAATTTTATAATGAGTTATTACTTCAACAAACCAACTCCTTTACACATTGATGGTATAATGATATGGAGGAATTACTATGAAAGAGAATTTAAACCCTAATATTGACCCACGTATAAAATTCAAATTGTTACCACCAGCTACTATTATTAAAAATTTTGTTGATGGAGAGCCCGATTGTAATTATGAGAACTATTTACTAGAGCTACTTAATAAGTCATCTCATTTTAAAGATAAAGGGCAATCTCCTTTCTCTAAACCGTTAAATGAAAATAATGGTCAATGTGATGCAATCTCGAAAAGTTATGAAATAGACTTTAAACTATTATCATCTAGCACTAGATTACAAGCTAGTCATTTGTTTTCTATGGGTATTAGCAATTATGGTGGTGGTATAATTGGTACTCATGAAAGTAAAAAGAAATTCGGTGAAGTAAAAGCTACTCAGATTCATGTTGCATTCCGAACAAGAGATATATCAGAGCTCACTCGATTAGGGGAAAACTTTTTAAATATTAGAAAGTATGGTATTGAAAGAGATATCATAAAAGTGTTGAAAATGCTGGAAAAACAGAAAAACCTTTTATTATTTTTTCCATATTCGTTTAAGCTGATTGATATACTCGAGACAGATAATTCGGATGATATTATTGTAAGTGCGTTAAATTATGATTTTCACTCACTATTTGAATACAGAAGTTTAAAAGCAAAGGAATTTGAGACTTATTTTGTAACTATATTTCAAGATAGATTTTATATTTTTTCTATTCTTGACGACACCCTCTGTTTAATTGAGAAAGTAGATTGTATGTCACTGCCTACATTTATTAAATTAAAGAATTACCATCTATAAGGAGGACGAGTTATTGATCAATCCAGATTTTTACAAAAGAGTAGCAAAGATATTCTGTGGAGATGAGATGGGGATGTTTACTTATAAATCAGGACCTCAGCTAGTTTCTTTTTTCAATACCCATTTCCATACTCAAGATAGTTATGGTCAGGGTTTTCCTACAAGATGGATATATGTTAATGATAAGCTATTGGACTTTTCATCTAGAGGCATTATCAATTCATTTTTCAACCTTATACTCAGCAAACAATATCTTTTAACAGAGCGTCAGATAAGTGAAGTGGATGCTTTAGAGCATCAGCAGAAAATAATAAATGAATTAGATAAAATTTGTTCTGTTTATTCTTTAAAACTCTCAAGAAGAGGAAATGAATTTTATTTAGTAGAAATTGATTTAGATTTAGTTGAGATTGGAAAGGGTGGCTTTGCTGATATTTATTTCCAAAAATCTACAGGATTAGTGGTAAAAAAACTAAATGAGGAATCTGTGAGACGACAATCGTTGAGAAGTAGGTTAAAAAGAGAGTATGAAATAACTAAGTCTTGTTCGGATATTGAGAGCATTATTCGAGTATTTGATTTCGATAGTAGTAATTGTTCATACACAATGGAAAAAGCCGATGATACATTGGGAAATTATATTGAAGCAAGTGAGCTGACAGAGGACTCTAAGCTCAATATATTGCGTCAAATACTTTATACTATGTCTCTTGTCCACCAAAGAGATGTTCTGCATAGAGACTTAAGTCCAACCAATGTTTTCTTCGTGAATGGGATAATTAAGATTGCTGATTTTGGATTAGGAAAAAACCTAAATACTCTGACATCTCATCAAACAACGGACACAACTTCCTTTGGTCAACTCTTTTATTGCGCGCCAGAGCAATTAATACTTTTAAAAGATGCTGATAAACGAAGCGATGTGTATTCACTGGGACGTATTATTAATTTTGTTATGACTAAGAATCCTAATATTTTTTCTCATTCACTTCGTTCTGTTAGTGAAAAAGCTACGAATTTAGAACCTGATTATAGGTATCAAGATGCTACCGAAATGTTGAAGGCATTAAATGCATGGTTGAGCATTAGAAGCGACGAAACATTTAAGAAAACAATATGGGGAAAAATTAATCACGGTATTTTTGATGATGACATAGAAAACTATATTTATGAAATGCCAGCAAGAGAGTTATGTCAAGCATGCATCAAAAAAAGTGATGTTTTTATTGAAAGCTTAATGGTCTTTATGAAGTTAGATGATACGCACGCGATTTATATCATTCAGACGATTCATTCTAACTACGAGCAATATTTGAAGCGATTTGAAGATGCAGATCCTTTCGCCACTCTTTCTTATAGAATTTTAAAGGGACAATTTTCCTTCAATGTCAATGAAGTGGCTGCTCAGATTTTACACTATGTGGCTTATGAAGTTGGGCGCTTTTCTGCTCAGCATAATATAGATAACTTGATTGAAAATGGGATTGAACCAATGATTGAGTCCATATTAGAAAGGTAGATTAGGAGGAAATGTAATGACAAATGATGAATATTTCAATGAAATAGAGACATATTTTAATAAATTAAGAGAATATCGTGAAGAATCAAAGTCAATAGCTGCAGATATTATTGGTGAAAATTTTACTGAAGATGATAT
The Streptococcus toyakuensis genome window above contains:
- a CDS encoding type I restriction-modification system subunit M, whose amino-acid sequence is MSQTDLSRELYQSLWNAADILRGQMEANEYKSYLLGLIFYKYLSDNILQAVCDNLDETFESFQQAQLLYEENFADADVSEDLIEVLNDDLGYVIEPSLTFTKLVQSIHEGTFQLESLAQSFRDIEQANEKFENLFEDIDLYAKKLGNTPQKQNKTISEVMKQLNDLNVSGHAGDILGDAYEYLIGQFASDSGKKAGEFYTPQAVSHLMTQIVFAGREHQKGMSVYDPTMGSGSLLLNAKRYSKEASTISYYGQELITSTFNLARMNMMLHGVAIENYHLSNHDTLDEDWPTTEPTDFDGVLMNPPYSLKWSADSGFLQDPRFSSYGVLAPKSKADFAFLLHGFYHLKHNGVMAIVLPHGVLFRGAAEQKIRQHLLEEGAIDTVIGLPANIFYNTSIPTTIIILKKNRTNKDVFFIDASKEFEKGKNQNNMTEDHIAKILETYQKRENVEKFAHLASFEEIVENDYNLNIPRYVDTFEEEPVVPLTDLTDQLAEIDKEIGEVEARLAYMRSQLVGTTPEAQAELTAYLEKLNEI
- a CDS encoding serine/threonine-protein kinase, with protein sequence MINPDFYKRVAKIFCGDEMGMFTYKSGPQLVSFFNTHFHTQDSYGQGFPTRWIYVNDKLLDFSSRGIINSFFNLILSKQYLLTERQISEVDALEHQQKIINELDKICSVYSLKLSRRGNEFYLVEIDLDLVEIGKGGFADIYFQKSTGLVVKKLNEESVRRQSLRSRLKREYEITKSCSDIESIIRVFDFDSSNCSYTMEKADDTLGNYIEASELTEDSKLNILRQILYTMSLVHQRDVLHRDLSPTNVFFVNGIIKIADFGLGKNLNTLTSHQTTDTTSFGQLFYCAPEQLILLKDADKRSDVYSLGRIINFVMTKNPNIFSHSLRSVSEKATNLEPDYRYQDATEMLKALNAWLSIRSDETFKKTIWGKINHGIFDDDIENYIYEMPARELCQACIKKSDVFIESLMVFMKLDDTHAIYIIQTIHSNYEQYLKRFEDADPFATLSYRILKGQFSFNVNEVAAQILHYVAYEVGRFSAQHNIDNLIENGIEPMIESILER